In Longimicrobium sp., the DNA window CGGTTCCGAGGCCATCTCAGACTCCTGCAACGGGATTGGACCGGGCCAGCTGCTCGGCCTCGAAATCGGACATGGCGGCTACTGCTTCATAGATGCTGCGCTCGATCTCGCCCGCCATGGCTTCCAGCGTGGGGCTCGCGAACACGGTGCGAATGGAGATTTCCTGGTTGAACGTGGCCCGCACCCGCGACACCACGCGCGTGGCCAGGAGAGAGTGCCCGCCCAGGTCGAAGAAGTTGTCGTGCACGCCCACGCGCTCCAGGCCCAGCACCTCCGCCCAGATCTCCGCCAGCACCTCCTCGACGGGGGTGCGCGGCGCGGCGTACGCGTCGTCCGGCGACGCGAGCTCGGGCGCGGGAAGCGCCTTGCGGTCCAGCTTGCCGTTGGGGGTCAGCGGCAGCGCCGCCAGCACCACGAACGCCGACGGCACCATGTACTCCGGCAGGCTCCGGCGCAGGTGCTCCCGCAACGCGTTCGCCTCCACGCCACCGGCCACGTACGCCACCAGCCGCTTCTCCCCGGGCACGTCTTCGCGGGCCACCACCACGCAGTCGGCGACTCCCTCGCTCCGCCGCAGCGCGCCCTCGATCTCGCCCAGCTCGATCCGGAAGCCCCGGATCTTCACCTGGTGGTCGATCCGTCCCACGAACTCCAGCGTACCGTCGCCCCGCCACCGCATCCGGTCGCCCGAGCGGTAGAGCCGCGCCCCCGGCTGGGCCGAGAACGGGTCGGGGACGAAGCGCTCGGCGGTCAGTGCCGGGCGCGCCAGGTACCCGCGCGTCACCTGCACCCCGCCGATGCACACCTCGCCCGGGGCGCCCACGGGAAGCGGCTCCCCCGCGGCGCCGAGCACGTAGACGCGGACGTTGGCCGTGCCCGCGCCCAGCGGGGGCGGGCGGGTGCCGTCCGCCGCCTCGAACACCGACATGCGGACGCTGGTCTCCGTGGGCCCGTAGCCGTTGAAGAAGCGCCGCCCCGGCGCCCAGCGCGCCACCAGCTCCCCGCCGCACACCTCGCCGCCCACCATCACCGCCCGCAGCACCGGGAGCGGAGCGCACGGGAGGGCCGCCAGCGCGCTGGGGGTGAACTTGGCGTGCGTCACCCGCTCGCGTTCCAGCAGCGACACCAGCTCGTCGCCGGGGATCAGCGCCTCGCGCGGCGCCACCACCAGGGCGGCGCCCGTGGCCAGCGCGGTGAAGATGTCCATCACCGAAGCGTCGAAGTGCAGCGGCGCGAACAGGAGCACGCGGTGCCCGGGAGCGATCTCGTAGATGCGGGAAAAGGCCGCCACGGCGTTGCACACCCCGCCGTGCTCCGCCAGCACCCCCTTGGGCAGCCCCGTGGAGCCGGAGGTGTAGACGACGTACGCCAGGTTGCGCGGCGTCACCCCGGCCGCAGGCCGCGTGGCGGGGAAGCGCGCCAGCTCCTCGCCCGCCTGCACCACCGTGCGCCCCGCCGTCCAGGGACGTGCGGCCTCGGCGCCGCCGGCGACCACCACCCGCACCGACGCCTCGTCGAGCATGAAGGCGATGCGCTCGTCGGGCGCGGCCAGGTCCGCGGCCACGTAGGCGCCGCCCGCCTTCAGGATGCCCAGCAGCGCGGCGATCGCGTCCGGCGACGGCTCCACGCAGAGCGCCACCCGGTCCTCCGGCCGCACCCCCAGCGCGATCAGCTGGTGCGCCAGGCGATTGGCGCGGCGGTCCAGCTCGCCGTACGTCAGCGCGGCACCCTCGAAGACCACCGCCACCGCGCCGGGCGAGCGCGCCGCCTGCGCCTCGAACAGCTCGTGGAGGCACCGATCCGGAATCTCGGCCGCCGTCCGGTTCCACGCCTCCAGCACGAGCGTGCGCTCCGCCTTATCGAGCAGCTGCAGCCGCGAAAGCCGCACGTCCGCATCCGAGGCGACCTGCTCCAGCACCCGCGCCAGGTGGCCGAGCATCCGGTGCATCCTGCCGCGCTCGAACAGGTCCGTGCTGTAGTTCAGCTCGCCGCGCAGGCCCTGGGAGGTGGCCGCGAGCGTCAGGGAGAGGTCGAACTTGGCGCTCGCGAGCTCTGCGCCCACTCCGCTCACCGTCAGCCCCGGAAGAGCATCTCCCTGGCCTCCAGCATTCTGAAGGGTGAACAGCACCTGGAAGAGGGGCGAGTGGCTCAGCCTGCGCTCCGGCTGCAGCTCGGCCACCAGCTTCTCGAACGGCACCTCCTGGTTCTCGTACGCCTCGAGCGTCGCCTCGCGCACGCGCCGCAGCACCTCGCGGAAGCTCGGGTCTCCCCCAAGGTCGGTGCGCAGCACCAGCGTGTTGACGAAGAAGCCGATCAGTTCCTCCACCTCGCCGCGCGTGCGTCCGGCGATGGGGCTGCCCACCACCACGTCTTCGCTGCCGGCGTACTTGCCGAGCAGCACCTGAAAGGCACCCAGCAGCGTCATGTACAGCGTCGCGCCCTCGCTCCGTCCCAGCGCCTGCAAGCCCTCCAGCAGCTCCGGGGAAAGCTCCACCGGCACCGTCGCGCCCCGGTGCGTCTGCACCGGCGGACGGGGATGGTCCGTCGGCAGCTCCAGCAGCGCGGGGGCGTCCGCCAGCCGCTCCCGCCAGTACGAGAGCTGCCCGTCCAGCACCTCACCCCGCAGCTGCTCGCGCTGCCAGACGGAGTAGTCGGCGTACTGCACCGCCAGCTCCGGCAGCGGTGACTCCCCGCCCTCGAGATACGCCGCGTACAGCGACGACAGCTCGCGGTAGAGCACTCCCATGCTCCACCCGTCGCTGACGATGTGGTGCATGGAGAGCAGCAGCACGTGATCTTCGGAATCCAGCCGCAGCAGCGCCCCGCGGAACAGCGGTCCCGCCGCGAGATCGAACGGCCGCACCGCCTCCTCGCCGGCGCGCCGCCGAACCGCCGCCTCGCGATCCGCCTCGCCGAGCCCCGACAGGTCCTCGATCGGAAGCGAAAACCCGCCGAAGGGCGCGATCACCTGCACCGGCGAGCCGTCCATCACACGGAAGACGGTGCGCAGCGTTTCGTGACGCCGGATGATCTCGCCGAGCGCGCGCTCCAGCGCCGCCGCATCCAGCGCACCCCTGAGGCACCGTGCCACGGGGATGTTGTAGAGGGCGCTTCCCGGCTCCATCTGGTCGATGAACCAGAGCCGCTCCTGCGCAAAGGACAGCGGCAGCGGACCCGGGCGCTCGGTCCGCATCACCGGCGGCAGCACCGGCACTCCCGCGCGGCGCATCTCCTCCACGCGACGGGCCAGCTCCGCCACGGTCGGTCCCTCGAAGAGCGCCCGCAGCGGCACCTCTACTCCGAACACCTCCCGGATGCGCGAGACCACGCGCGTAGCCAGGAGCGAGTGCCCGCCTAGCTCGAAGAAGCTCTCCGTGACCCCCACCCGCTCCAGGCGCAGCACCTCCGCCCAGATCCCCGCCAGCACCTCTTCCACCGGCGTCCGCGGCGGTACGTACCGGTCCTCCGCTGACGCGAGCTCCGGGGCCGGCAGCGCCTTGCGGTCCAGCTTGCCGTTGGGCGTCAGCGGCAGCGCGTCCAGCAGGACGAACGCGGACGGCACCATGTACTCCGGCAGGCTCCGCCGTGCGTGCTCCCGCAGGGTGTCGGTCTCCACGGCACCCGCCACGTACGCCACCAGCCGCGTCTCGCCCGCCTCCGCGCGCGCCACGACTACGCAGTCGGCGACGCTTCCGTGGCTGCGCAGAACGGACTCGATCTCGCCCAGTTCGATGCGGAAGCCGCGCACCTTTACCTGGAAGTCCAGCCGCCCCAGGTACTCGATGGCGCCGTCCGCCCGCCACCGCGCCCGGTCGCCGGTGCGGTAGAGCCGTGCGCCGCCTTCGGCCGAGAACGGATCGGGGACGAAGCGCTCCGCCGTCATTGCCGGACGATCCAGGTAGCCGCGCGCCACCTGCACCCCGCCGATGTACAGCTCGCCCGGCACGCCTACGGGGACGGGCTCGAGCGCCGCGTCCAGCACGTACAGCCGCGTGTTCCAGACGGGCCGGCCGATCGGCACCACGTCGGTCTCGTCCTCGCGCGGGCAGGTCCAGCAGCTCACGTCCACGGCCGCTTCCGTCGGCCCGTACAGGTTGGTGAGCACCACGGGGCCGGCGAACCGGTCGTAGAAGCGCCGCACCAGCGCCGGCGGCAGCGCCTCGCCGCTGCAGACCACGTGGCGGAGCGACGCGCAGCGGCCGTCCTCCACCGCGTCGACGAACGGCTGCAGCATCGAGGGGACGAAGTGCAGCGTGGTCACCCGCTCGCGCT includes these proteins:
- a CDS encoding amino acid adenylation domain-containing protein, with translation MPLSFAQERLWFIDRLEPGSVVYNVPMAWRLGGALDVPALKPVTPVDRDRPLPLSFAQERLWFIDRMQPGSTVYNLLVARRLEGALDTAALERALGEIVRRHEALRTVFAEVDGSPVQVIAPFGGFALPVEDLAGVGEGDREAAVRRRAEEEAARPFDLAAGPLFRAALLRLGAEDHVLLLSMHHIVSDGWSMGVLFRELSALYEAHREGRESPLAELPVQYADYAVWQREQLEGEVLERQLAYWKDRLVGAPELLELPTDHPRPSVQTYRGATVPVQLSPELLARVQRLGRSEGTTLYMTLLSAFQVLLSKYAGSEDVVVGSPIAGRTRGEVEELIGFFVNTLVLRTHLGGDPSFRETLRRVREATLGAYAHQEVPFEKLVAELQPERSLSHSPLFQVMFTLQDAEGRGSAIPGLNVSGVGAELGNAPFDLSLTLAATPRGLHGALNYNTDLFERGTAERMLGHLERILEQVADDIDVRLSRLNLLGEAERALVLEEWNRTEAEIPSDRCIHELFEAQVARPPDAVAVRFEEESLTYRELNARANQLAHHLVRHGVGAEVRVGVLMERSLEMVVSLLAVLKAGGAYVPLDPGLPAERLAYMLDDSAVPLVLVQAALRDVVPARQGVTVLAVDALAEEIAAESAENPVGGAGPDSLAYVIYTSGSTGRPKGVMNQHRGVVNRLVWMQSHFLLGADDVVLQKTPFGFDVSVWEFFWPLQQGARLVMARPDGHRDPAYLRDLIERERVTTLHFVPSMLQPFVDAVEDGRCASLRHVVCSGEALPPALVRRFYDRFAGPVVLTNLYGPTEAAVDVSCWTCPREDETDVVPIGRPVWNTRLYVLDAALEPVPVGVPGELYIGGVQVARGYLDRPAMTAERFVPDPFSAEGGARLYRTGDRARWRADGAIEYLGRLDFQVKVRGFRIELGEIESVLRSHGSVADCVVVARAEAGETRLVAYVAGAVETDTLREHARRSLPEYMVPSAFVLLDALPLTPNGKLDRKALPAPELASAEDRYVPPRTPVEEVLAGIWAEVLRLERVGVTESFFELGGHSLLATRVVSRIREVFGVEVPLRALFEGPTVAELARRVEEMRRAGVPVLPPVMRTERPGPLPLSFAQERLWFIDQMEPGSALYNIPVARCLRGALDAAALERALGEIIRRHETLRTVFRVMDGSPVQVIAPFGGFSLPIEDLSGLGEADREAAVRRRAGEEAVRPFDLAAGPLFRGALLRLDSEDHVLLLSMHHIVSDGWSMGVLYRELSSLYAAYLEGGESPLPELAVQYADYSVWQREQLRGEVLDGQLSYWRERLADAPALLELPTDHPRPPVQTHRGATVPVELSPELLEGLQALGRSEGATLYMTLLGAFQVLLGKYAGSEDVVVGSPIAGRTRGEVEELIGFFVNTLVLRTDLGGDPSFREVLRRVREATLEAYENQEVPFEKLVAELQPERRLSHSPLFQVLFTLQNAGGQGDALPGLTVSGVGAELASAKFDLSLTLAATSQGLRGELNYSTDLFERGRMHRMLGHLARVLEQVASDADVRLSRLQLLDKAERTLVLEAWNRTAAEIPDRCLHELFEAQAARSPGAVAVVFEGAALTYGELDRRANRLAHQLIALGVRPEDRVALCVEPSPDAIAALLGILKAGGAYVAADLAAPDERIAFMLDEASVRVVVAGGAEAARPWTAGRTVVQAGEELARFPATRPAAGVTPRNLAYVVYTSGSTGLPKGVLAEHGGVCNAVAAFSRIYEIAPGHRVLLFAPLHFDASVMDIFTALATGAALVVAPREALIPGDELVSLLERERVTHAKFTPSALAALPCAPLPVLRAVMVGGEVCGGELVARWAPGRRFFNGYGPTETSVRMSVFEAADGTRPPPLGAGTANVRVYVLGAAGEPLPVGAPGEVCIGGVQVTRGYLARPALTAERFVPDPFSAQPGARLYRSGDRMRWRGDGTLEFVGRIDHQVKIRGFRIELGEIEGALRRSEGVADCVVVAREDVPGEKRLVAYVAGGVEANALREHLRRSLPEYMVPSAFVVLAALPLTPNGKLDRKALPAPELASPDDAYAAPRTPVEEVLAEIWAEVLGLERVGVHDNFFDLGGHSLLATRVVSRVRATFNQEISIRTVFASPTLEAMAGEIERSIYEAVAAMSDFEAEQLARSNPVAGV